The stretch of DNA TCTACGCTTTGCTTAAAAGAAAATGGCCGATCAAAGATATTTTGTATTTTACTGtaaaatttcggaaaaaaatgattttttttttgtaagtgaaaatgttatttgaaaactagagttgtgtttggacatgaatataattttgagttatttttgataTTTTGTGAGTGATtagagtgaaaattttaaaaaatagctttttggagtttttcaaatttttgaaaaattccaaaattcatcttcaagtgaaaatttaaaattttatggccaaacactaatttcgaaaaaaaaaaaatcttatgtccaaacgggctcttagtcaAACATAACTCTAGAATATGAAAATTTGTCGAAGACAATTGTAAACGGATAGCACTATTTTTTGTtgatattaattatattattgaaGTTTTATGTTTTGCTCAccataattattaaattattttatttgatcGATTTGTCTATATAAACCCAAAAGACGAATAACTGAACCAAAACTCAAAAGAGATCAAGTCAAAGTCCAAAGCAATATGGCCAGAGGCAAATTCAAGATTTGATAGTTATGGTTGTCACTATTTTAAAGCAAACCGACCACTAGTGAAGGAGATTGAATTAGAGTGTACAATTAATCTATTCGATCCGTTTCTGATTAATTCAATTTAGTTCAATCGATCTTGAATTTATTATCCTTGTTTTCTACTTTATAAGTCTCCATGCATATTGAGAGTCCATCCTAAGTTAGAATGGGGCCCATTTTAACTTCCATGGGCATTATTAGTAGCAACATGGGTGTTTGGACATAATTGTTTTTCCCTTTtcaataatattttcaaatttgtGTTTGCTTATACATTTAACTAAATTTTTGAACATAAGTTTCAAATCTGAAAGAGTAATTTTTAAGTGAATAATAATTTTCTCATTTTTTATAATACATATCTCAATTTTCAaatatacttttttttttcaacttaaaaaatattttctttcaaatctcATAAAGTATTTTTAAATCCCAATTTCGTTAGACAAAATCCACAGACAGAGAAACATAGGAGAAAGAGAAGGCAAATAGCAATGGTGAAAGATCTGAGCAACGATCAAATATCCTCCATGAAGGAGGCATTCACTCTCTTTGACACCGACGGCGACGGCAAAATTGCTCCATCGGAGCTAGGGATCCTAATGAGATCACTCGGTGGTAACCCGACCCAAGCTCAACTCAAATCAATAATCGCCGAGGAAAAACTCACCTCGCCGTTCGATTTCAACCGATTTTTAGACCTCATGTCAAAACACCTCAAACCGGAGCCATTTGATCGCCAATTGCGCGACGCGTTCAAGGTCCTTGATAAAGACGGCACTGGTTTCGTCGTCGTTTCGGATCTAAAGCATATTTTAACGAGTATTGGTGAGAAGCTTGAGCCTGCGGAATTTGATGAGTGGATCCGAGAAGTTGTTGTTGGATCCGATGGGAAGATCCGGTATGAGGATTTCATTGCTAGGATGGTTGCCAAGTGATATTTGCATGTGAGTCCTTCTATCTTTTAGCATTTGATGAAAACCCCCCTGAAagttttatacttgcagagtTTGTTCCAATATTTTCTTTAAGCTTGTTATTCATGTTGTTTGCGTGGGTTATGTATACCAGTTTGTGTAAATTCAAAAATATTGCAGTGCAAAAATATTGCAGTGCAAAAATATTGCTTAACTAATTTCCTTTCCTATAGATGATAGGAATAGGAAAGCGTGTCAACCAGGGAAAGCATTGTCTATATATATTTTTGCCCAAAGTTGCTCCTCAGTATTCTCTCATTCTCTATATATTCTTCTTTAAGTTGCTCCTCAGTATTACTACTCTCTCATTCTCTGTACAGTATATTTCTCTTTCTATACagtatatttttctttctcttcccAAAGTTGCTCCTCAGTTCTCTCATTCTCTCTCTATATATTTGTCTCTGCTCAAAGTTTTCATTCTCCAATGGCTTGCTCCCAGCAGAGTAATTTCAAGAAAAAGGAAATATGGAAAAGGGAATTGTGTGAAGAAATTAAACAAGCCAAGTTGATGTTACAAGGCCAAAGAGTAAACATAAAAAGGACTTTGGATCTAGAAACAGAAAGAGAAATTTCACTGCCGATGGGTGAAGAATTTGATAAACAACAAATAAACAAGAAAAAACAGACATGGGAAAAGGAATTGTGTGAAGAGTTAAAAAAAGCCAAGTTGAAGTTACAAGGCCAAAGAAAAAACATAAAAGGGAGTTTCTTTCTGGAAACAGAAAGAGAAATTTCAATGTTGATGGGtgaagaatttgatgaacaacaAATTAACAAGAAAAAACAGATATGGAAAAAAGAATTACGTGAAGAGATCGAAAAAGCCAAGTCGAAGAAGTGTTTCTAGTGTTTattcttttcttaaactctgtataGTTTAGGAGTTGTTTAATTTTCTTATCTACCaattttaataattttcttatctACCAATAGTTTAGGAGCCCTTAAATTGCATTGTTTAAAAGAAAATTTATTAGAGGCTCTGTGATTGACCAATTGAGTTACACCTAAACACTATTGGTAATCCTTTATAATTTGCATAGAAGTTTGTCCGAACTCCATTGTTATTAAAACAAATGGTATAGATTATAGTCAAGTCAAATATAACTATAAGGCTATAAGCACACAAAAGTATGTTCTAGTGGTCGATGAAGTGAGACGTAAACCATGGTAGACCAGGGTTCAAAGAATGCTTGATGAATTCGTTCCATCTGCTTGCATTGGTGGGAGAGTTTCCCGTTAGAGATAGCAAGTACCCTACAGAATAGTCAAGATATGATCGAGCTGGCTCGGACATCACCACTATAAAAAAAGGTCTAAGATAACTTATGAGTTCTGAGAAATAGACAAAATGTAAGACATACAACTAACTACATAGTTATAACTTAGTAAATGCTGCCTCCAAATTGCTTAACTTGACCACAATATTTGATGTTGGGAGGTTAGTTATGAATCATGACCTTTATTTCCTGTAGCCTACTATATTTAACAATAAGAATAAACTTAAGAGGGAAAGGAAGTGAGTTCTTTGCTGATGTTAAGACGCATAAGTAATACGTTAAAAGAGATGGCATTCGTTCGTTTCTGTTGTGTTGTCAACGCATTGCGATGTTTTGGAAAAGCAGAAGATTCATCTTGCTAGGATAAGAAGTATTTTGTGGTTGAGATTATAATCCACCTTTAATTGAGGATATCACCTGTAAGAGAATTGACTTGCCTCCCAGTGTGAGACACTTAACAATCCCTATAGGATTAATGGTTCAAACTATGTTCAAGTTACAACAGTTTCCAGGAGGAGCCTAGTGAATTTTGCCCTAAAACTTGAAAAGCTTATTAAGATCACTTGGTTAACCCTCGTTGTAATATTTTCTTTCTGGTAGGTCATAATTATCACAATTTCAATTGATACAATTAATATCATATTTAATTTTGATCACTAGTTGAGTAAAATATTTTAACTTTACTGATTTTGCTTATTTTTCACATGCAGGTGATTTGCATCTTTGGCTATATTATTCATAGCATGAAAGAAGATCTGACCTTTTCCCTCGGTAGCTTAGCCTTTTTATTTGCATGTTTCATTGTACCCCATTAGCCATTTTCCTAATTGTTGATTTTACTGTTTTCTTCCCTTGCACTGTCATTGAACAATTCTTGGTTCAAGTCTTTGGTTTGTATCCTGTATTTTGGTTTCATCATTCTGAAACATCGTGTAGAACATAGAGGTACTTAAGGAATACATTTGCGTCTTGGGTTAAAACCTCTTCGTTGTTACTCGTAAACTTTGGATATGACTTTAGGCACATAATATTTCACTATTTCAGCATACTTATGCTATAACCAACCCTTTTTCCCCTTAGACCATGTAGCTCTTGTCCAGGTAGTCCTTTTCGTATCCACCATCTTGGGTTAAGTGATATTAGTTCTTATACAACTTGTTCTACCGACGACTTCTGCCAGACACTTATATTTTCTCCTTTCCAGTTTCCATGACCTTGAGGCGTCGTGTAGTTCTTGAACCACCTGTTCTTATTTGACCCAAGTAAGGTTACATTCCAAAACTAAGTTGAATCAAATGGAGTAGCCCATTTAGGCTATAAGTTTTAATTTAGGTATCTTTCAGTATGAGCTATGCTGTATAGCAGCTTTGGATTGCATTGCTGCTAGACTCTCTTCCTGATCCATACACCATTTCAAAGATAATCTGTTGGACTTTCCTCTctttaagcgagaagcgaagcgaggCGACCCATCGAGCGCTTCTGCTATCTGAAGCGTAGCAGGTATTCAAAAGCGCTCTCTCCCCATTAAAAAGCGAGAAGAACGATGCGAAGCGATGCGTAAGAAGCGTGCGCTTCTCTGTTTTAAATGGCTGCCagcctatttaattaaaaaagatGTTCTTTTTTTAAAACATCTCGACCAGCAACAACAGAGAAAGAAAGAGGCGACCAGGGTTCAAGTTTTCTACACTTTTCAACTTCAAGATCATCAAGTTTGGTCTAGGTATGTGatttcttcttccttcttcttctttttctttttctttcactgtttcagCGTCCAAATAGCAGTGAAATGCTGGCGATTTCTTTTTTCCCTTCAGTTCTTCTTTCTCATTCTTCTCCActtccttcttcttcattttcttgcactGTTTTTTCGTttgaaatgctgcccgttttttACTGGAATGGTATACTGCCGTTCCTCTTATTTTTATATCCTTTATTTTTAGTTCTTATTGCCTTTCTTATGTGTTACGTAGTTGTTCTTTTAGTTATCCGCTTCACTTTAAAATAGCGAGCatttcgcttctcgctttaagcgaaaagGTGGTTGTTGCTTTTCCTCGCTTtacgctcttcacaacactgctTTGGACTATTAGAGCCatatttgaaatacaatataagcTTTTCTTGATTCTCTGCTAATTAATGAGCTAGTGCCGAAATTATGTCACTCTCTTGAAACAAATGTAATTTCCCTACACTTACCAACATTTTCTTAAATTTCTCGAAGTTTCAGCTTTTATCTTAACAGTAGGGCACTTAAATGGGACGGAGAGACTTGCATTATTCTGAAATCTATACAGACGTCGTTTATCCAGccatttgtatttttttttcttttttcctatcCCAGAAAGCCTTTACTTACTACATGGTTCCAGTAGCCCAACTGATTGTGAATGTTTCTTATATGCAGTGAGTCTACCACAGCGAGTAGACAGAGATATGGGATGGATTAGCTTTTTGGGAAATTGACTGACCAGTTCAAGTCTTCTTTATGTATTGGAAGAGTTGTCAGGTCcattttttcttaattatttgtTCTAGTGATACTTATGGTGATATTTTTTGGATACGGACGGTATAGTGATACTTTGATTAGAAGAAAATGGCTGAGCAAAGATTCTTGTATTTAATTTTTGGATTTCTTACATGTGAAAATTAAGATCTCTTGAGATTTGACACAAAATTAAACATAAAATTGTAACAATTTTGGTTAAATAAATTTCCGACGCGTCTTTGCCTTCAGCTTTCCTATACGAAATAGGAATCTCCGAAACATTGAATCAAAATTTCCTTTCCTATAGATGATAGGAATAGGAAAGCGTGTCAATTAGGGTAAACATTgtctatatatatttttctttctctgcCCAAGTATTCTCTCATTCTCTATATATTCTTCTTTAAGTTGCTCATCAGTATTACTACTCTCTATTCTTCTTTAAGTTGCACATCAGTATTACTACTCTCTTATTCTCTATACagtatatttttctttctctgcCCAAAGTTGCTCCTCAGTTCTCTCATTCTCTCTATATATTTTTCTCTGCCCAAAGTTTTCATTCTCCAATGGCTTGCTCCCAGCAGAGTAATTTCAAGAAAAAGGAAAT from Nicotiana tomentosiformis chromosome 11, ASM39032v3, whole genome shotgun sequence encodes:
- the LOC104085166 gene encoding probable calcium-binding protein CML13, with translation MVKDLSNDQISSMKEAFTLFDTDGDGKIAPSELGILMRSLGGNPTQAQLKSIIAEEKLTSPFDFNRFLDLMSKHLKPEPFDRQLRDAFKVLDKDGTGFVVVSDLKHILTSIGEKLEPAEFDEWIREVVVGSDGKIRYEDFIARMVAK